Sequence from the Streptomyces sp. R33 genome:
GCGCTGCGCCCCCTGCTCCCCGACTATGTCCTGTCCATGCCCCGCGGTGCCGCCGTGGTCTACCCCAAGGACGCAGGCCAGATCCTGGCCTTCGCCGACATCTTCCCCGGCGCCCGCGTCGTGGAAGCAGGCGTCGGCTCCGGCTCCCTGAGCAGCTTCCTGCTGCGCGCCATCGGCGACCAGGGCATGCTCCACAGCTACGAGCGCCGCGCGGACTTCGCCGAGATCGCCACCGCCAACGTCGAGCGCTACTTCGGCGGCCCCCACCCCGCGTGGAAGCTGACCGTGGGCGACCTCCAGGACAACCTGGACGAGACCGACGTCGACCGCGTCATCCTCGACATGCTCGCCCCCTGGGAGTGCCTGGACGCGGTCAAGAAGGCCCTCGTCCCCGGCGGCATCCTCTGCTGCTACGTGGCCACCACCACCCAGCTGTCCAAGACCGTCGAGTCCATCCGCGAGATCGGCTGCTTCGCCGAACCGCAGCCCTGGGAATCGATGATCCGCAACTGGCACGTCGAAGGCCTCGCCGTCCGCCCGGACCACCGGATGATCGGACACACCGGCTTCCTCGTCACCGCCCGACGCCTCGCAGACGGCGTCGAGCCCCCCATG
This genomic interval carries:
- a CDS encoding tRNA (adenine-N1)-methyltransferase; this translates as MSEPTGAARRRGPFEVGDQVQLTDPKGRHYTFTLEAGKNFHTHKGSFPHDELIGAPEGSVVRTTGNVAYLALRPLLPDYVLSMPRGAAVVYPKDAGQILAFADIFPGARVVEAGVGSGSLSSFLLRAIGDQGMLHSYERRADFAEIATANVERYFGGPHPAWKLTVGDLQDNLDETDVDRVILDMLAPWECLDAVKKALVPGGILCCYVATTTQLSKTVESIREIGCFAEPQPWESMIRNWHVEGLAVRPDHRMIGHTGFLVTARRLADGVEPPMRRRRPAKGAYGEDYDGPGSDRSA